The proteins below come from a single Candidatus Cybelea sp. genomic window:
- a CDS encoding cystathionine gamma-synthase: MRFSTKAIHVGQEADPATGATIVPIYQTSTYTQARVGEHKGFDYSRTINPTRLALERQLASLEGARYASAFSSGMAATSAVINLLSSGDHVVVGDDLYGGTYRLFERVFARYGLEFTYVDMRDLTAVAGAVRPNTKLFWIETPSNPLLNIVDIAAIAALRRPDQAVAVDNTFATPYFQQPLALGAQIVVHSTTKYVGGHSDVVGGVAITNESELFDRIKFAQNAAGGVPGPHDAWLTMRGAKTLAVRMREHARNAGSIAEFLESRDDVERVYYPGLRSHPQHELARRQMSGFGGMLSFTLKGGAQRALEFAGRLTYFSLAESLGGVESLICHPARMTHGSIPREVREARGVTDELLRLSVGIEDLDDLIDDLRQNLDATADRSDMQRPLLA, from the coding sequence ATGAGGTTTTCCACGAAGGCGATTCACGTCGGCCAGGAGGCCGATCCGGCCACCGGTGCGACGATCGTGCCGATCTACCAGACATCGACGTACACGCAGGCGCGGGTCGGCGAGCACAAGGGCTTCGACTACAGCCGGACGATCAATCCGACACGTCTGGCGTTGGAACGCCAACTCGCTTCACTCGAGGGCGCCCGCTACGCAAGCGCGTTTTCGAGCGGCATGGCCGCGACTTCGGCGGTCATCAACCTCTTGTCCAGCGGCGACCACGTCGTCGTCGGCGACGATCTGTACGGCGGCACGTACCGGCTCTTCGAGCGCGTCTTTGCGCGCTACGGCCTGGAGTTCACCTACGTCGACATGCGCGACCTGACCGCAGTGGCCGGTGCCGTCCGCCCCAACACCAAGCTGTTCTGGATCGAGACGCCCAGCAATCCGCTGCTCAACATCGTCGACATCGCAGCAATCGCGGCGCTGCGGCGCCCGGATCAAGCCGTCGCCGTCGACAACACGTTCGCGACGCCGTACTTCCAACAGCCGCTCGCGCTCGGCGCGCAGATCGTCGTCCACTCGACCACCAAATACGTCGGCGGCCACAGCGACGTCGTCGGCGGCGTAGCGATCACGAATGAAAGCGAGCTCTTCGACCGGATCAAGTTCGCGCAGAACGCGGCCGGCGGCGTTCCGGGCCCGCACGACGCCTGGCTGACGATGCGCGGCGCTAAAACGCTGGCCGTGCGTATGCGCGAGCACGCGCGCAATGCCGGCTCGATCGCCGAGTTTCTCGAGTCGCGTGACGACGTCGAGCGCGTCTATTATCCGGGTCTGCGCTCACACCCGCAGCACGAGCTCGCGCGGCGTCAAATGAGCGGATTCGGCGGCATGCTCTCATTCACGCTCAAGGGAGGCGCACAGCGCGCGCTCGAGTTCGCCGGAAGGCTAACCTACTTCAGCCTCGCCGAGAGCCTCGGCGGCGTAGAGTCGCTGATCTGTCATCCCGCACGGATGACGCACGGCTCCATTCCCAGGGAAGTGCGCGAAGCGCGCGGCGTCACCGACGAGCTGCTGCGCCTCTCGGTCGGTATCGAGGACCTCGACGATCTAATCGACGACCTGCGGCAGAATCTCGACGCTACGGCTGATAGGTCGGATATGCAACGGCCGTTACTTGCTTGA